The Equus caballus isolate H_3958 breed thoroughbred chromosome 22, TB-T2T, whole genome shotgun sequence genome window below encodes:
- the EPB41L1 gene encoding band 4.1-like protein 1 isoform X14 → MTTETGPDSEVKKAQEEAPQQPEAAADATTPVTPAGHGHPEANSNEKHLPQQDTRPAEQSLDMEEKDYGEADGLSERTTPSKAQKSPQKIAKKYKSAICRVTLLDASEYECEVEKHGRGQVLFDLVCEHLNLLEKDYFGLTFCDADSQKNWLDPSKEIKKQIRSSPWNFAFTVKFYPPDPAQLTEDITRYYLCLQLRADIITGRLPCSFVTHALLGSYAVQAELGDYDAEEHVGNYVSELRFAPNQTRELEERIMELHKTYRGMTPGEAEIHFLENAKKLSMYGVDLHHAKDSEGIDIMLGVCANGLLIYRDRLRINRFAWPKILKISYKRSNFYIKIRPGEYEQFESTIGFKLPNHRSAKRLWKVCIEHHTFFRLVSPEPPPKGFLVMGSKFRYSGRTQAQTRQASALIDRPAPFFERSSSKRYTMSRSLDGEFSRPASVSENHDAGPDSDKREEDGESGGRRSEAEEGELRTPTKIKELKFLDKPEDVLLKHQASINELKRTLKEPNSKLIHRDRDWERERRLPSSPASPSPKGTPEKANERAGLREGSEEKVKPPRPKAPESDTGDEDQDQERDAVFLKDNHLAIERKCSSITVSSTSSLEAEVDFTVIGDYHGSAFEDFSRSLPELDRDKSDSEPEGLVFSRDLNKGGPGQDDESGGIEDSPDRGACSTLDMPQFEPVKTETMTVSSLAIRKKIEPEAVLQTRVSTVDTSQVDGTAPGGKEFMPTTPSITTETISTTMENSVKSGKGAAAMIPGPQTVATEIRSLSPIIGKDVLTSTYSATAETLSTSTTTHVTKTVKGGFSETRIEKRIIITGDEDVDQDQALALAIKEAKLQHPDMLVTKAVVYRETDPSPEERDKKPQES, encoded by the exons ATGACAACAGAGACAGGCCCCGATTCTGAGGTGAAGAAGGCTCAGGAGGAGGCTCCACAGCAGCCTGAGGCAGCCGCTGACGCGACCACCCCTGTGACCCCCGCAGGCCACGGCCACCCTGAGGCCAACTCCAATGAGAAGCATCTGCCCCAGCAGGACACACGGCCTGCTGAACAG AGCCTAGACATGGAGGAGAAGGACTACGGTGAGGCCGACGGCCTGTCAGAGAGGACCACGCCCAGCAAGGCCCAGAAATCGCCCCAGAAGATTGCCAAGAAATACAAGAGTGCCATCTGCCGAGTCACTCTGCTCGATGCCTCTGAGTATGAGTGTGAGGTGGAG aAACATGGCCGGGGCCAGGTGCTATTTGACCTGGTCTGTGAGCACCTCAACCTCCTGGAGAAGGACTACTTTGGCCTGACCTTCTGTGATGCTGACAGCCAGAAG AACTGGCTGGACCCCTCCAAGGAAATCAAGAAGCAGATTCGGA GCAGCCCCTGGAATTTTGCCTTCACAGTCAAGTTCTACCCCCCTGACCCTGCTCAGCTGACCGAAGACATCACAAG ATACTACCTGTGCCTGCAGCTGCGGGCGGACATCATCACGGGCCGGCTGCCCTGCTCCTTCGTCACGCATGCCCTGCTGGGCTCCTACGCTGTGCAGGCTGAGCTGGGCGACTATGATGCTGAGGAGCATGTGGGCAACTATGTCAGCGAGCTCCGCTTCGCCCCTAACCAGACCcgggagctggaggagaggatcATGGAGCTGCACAAGACGTATAG GGGCATGACCCCAGGAGAAGCAGAAATCCACTTCCTAGAGAATGCGAAGAAGCTTTCCATGTATGGAGTAGACCTGCACCATGCCAAG GACTCTGAGGGCATCGACATCATGTTAGGAGTCTGTGCCAATGGCCTGCTTATCTACCGGGACCGGCTGAGAATCAACCGCTTCGCCTGGCCCAAGATTCTCAAGATCTCCTACAAGAGGAGTAACTTTTATATCAAGATCCGGCCTGGGGAG TATGAGCAGTTTGAGAGCACAATTGGCTTTAAACTCCCAAACCACCGGTCAGCCAAGAGACTGTGGAAGGTGTGCATCGAGCACCACACGTTCTTCCG GCTGGTGTCCCCTGAGCCCCCCCCCAAGGGCTTCCTGGTGATGGGCTCCAAGTTCCGGTATAGTGGGAGGACCCAGGCACAGACCCGCCAGGCCAGCGCCCTCATCGATCGACCTGCACCCTTCTTTGAGCGTTCCTCCAGCAAACGGTACACCATGTCCCGCAGCCTTGATGGAG AGTTCTCCCGTCCAGCCTCAGTCAGTGAGAACCATGACGCAGGACCTGACAGTGACAAGCGGGAAGAGGATGGCGAGTCTGGGGGGCGGCGGTCAGAGGCCGAGGAGGGAGAGCTGAGGACCCCCACCAAGATCAAGGAGCTAAAG TTCTTAGACAAGCCAGAGGACGTCTTGCTGAAGCACCAGGCCAGCATCAACGAGCTCAAGAGGACCCTGAAGGAACCCAACAGCAAACTGATCCACCGGGATCGAGACTGGGAGCGAGAGCGCAGGCTGCCCTCCTCacccgcctccccctcccccaagggCACCCCTGAGAAAGCCAATGAG agagcagggctgagggagggctcagaggagaaagtcaaaccaCCACGTCCCAAGGCCCCAGAGAGTGACACAGGAGATGAGGACCAAGACCAGGAGAGGGACGCAGTGTTCCTGAAGGACAACCACCTGGCCATTGAGCGCAAGTGCTCCAGCATCACAGTCAGCTCCACGTCCAGCCTGGAGGCTGAGGTCGACTTCACAGTCATTGGTGACTACCATGGCAGCGCCTTCGAAGACTTCTCCCGCAGCCTGCCTGAGCTCGACCGAGACAAAAGCGACTCGGAACCTGAGGGCCTGGTGTTCTCCCGGGATCTCAACAAGGGGGGCCCTGGTCAGGATGACGAGTCAGGGGGCATCGAGGACAGCCCGGATCGAGGGGCCTGCTCTACCCTGGATATGCCCCAGTTTGAG CCTGTGAAAACGGAAACCATGACTGTCAGCAGCCTGGCCATCAGGAAGAAGATCGAGCCGGAGGCTGTACTGCAGACCAGAGTCAGCACTGTGGACACCAGCCAG GTTGATGGCACTGCCCCAGGGGGGAAGGAGTTCATGCCAACCACTCCCTCCATCACCACGGAGACCATATCAACCACCATG GAGAACAGTGTCAAGTCCGGGAAGGGGGCAGCTGCCATGATCCCAGGCCCACAGACGGTGGCCACGGAAATCCGTTCTCTTTCTCCG ATCATCGGGAAAGATGTCCTCACCAGCACCTACAGCGCCACCGCGGAAaccctctccacctccaccaccacccatGTTACCAAA
- the EPB41L1 gene encoding band 4.1-like protein 1 isoform X30 gives MTTETGPDSEVKKAQEEAPQQPEAAADATTPVTPAGHGHPEANSNEKHLPQQDTRPAEQSLDMEEKDYGEADGLSERTTPSKAQKSPQKIAKKYKSAICRVTLLDASEYECEVEKHGRGQVLFDLVCEHLNLLEKDYFGLTFCDADSQKNWLDPSKEIKKQIRSSPWNFAFTVKFYPPDPAQLTEDITRYYLCLQLRADIITGRLPCSFVTHALLGSYAVQAELGDYDAEEHVGNYVSELRFAPNQTRELEERIMELHKTYRGMTPGEAEIHFLENAKKLSMYGVDLHHAKDSEGIDIMLGVCANGLLIYRDRLRINRFAWPKILKISYKRSNFYIKIRPGEYEQFESTIGFKLPNHRSAKRLWKVCIEHHTFFRLVSPEPPPKGFLVMGSKFRYSGRTQAQTRQASALIDRPAPFFERSSSKRYTMSRSLDGAEFSRPASVSENHDAGPDSDKREEDGESGGRRSEAEEGELRTPTKIKELKFLDKPEDVLLKHQASINELKRTLKEPNSKLIHRDRDWERERRLPSSPASPSPKGTPEKANEPVKTETMTVSSLAIRKKIEPEAVLQTRVSTVDTSQVDGTAPGGKEFMPTTPSITTETISTTMENSVKSGKGAAAMIPGPQTVATEIRSLSPTVKGGFSETRIEKRIIITGDEDVDQDQALALAIKEAKLQHPDMLVTKAVVYRETDPSPEERDKKPQES, from the exons ATGACAACAGAGACAGGCCCCGATTCTGAGGTGAAGAAGGCTCAGGAGGAGGCTCCACAGCAGCCTGAGGCAGCCGCTGACGCGACCACCCCTGTGACCCCCGCAGGCCACGGCCACCCTGAGGCCAACTCCAATGAGAAGCATCTGCCCCAGCAGGACACACGGCCTGCTGAACAG AGCCTAGACATGGAGGAGAAGGACTACGGTGAGGCCGACGGCCTGTCAGAGAGGACCACGCCCAGCAAGGCCCAGAAATCGCCCCAGAAGATTGCCAAGAAATACAAGAGTGCCATCTGCCGAGTCACTCTGCTCGATGCCTCTGAGTATGAGTGTGAGGTGGAG aAACATGGCCGGGGCCAGGTGCTATTTGACCTGGTCTGTGAGCACCTCAACCTCCTGGAGAAGGACTACTTTGGCCTGACCTTCTGTGATGCTGACAGCCAGAAG AACTGGCTGGACCCCTCCAAGGAAATCAAGAAGCAGATTCGGA GCAGCCCCTGGAATTTTGCCTTCACAGTCAAGTTCTACCCCCCTGACCCTGCTCAGCTGACCGAAGACATCACAAG ATACTACCTGTGCCTGCAGCTGCGGGCGGACATCATCACGGGCCGGCTGCCCTGCTCCTTCGTCACGCATGCCCTGCTGGGCTCCTACGCTGTGCAGGCTGAGCTGGGCGACTATGATGCTGAGGAGCATGTGGGCAACTATGTCAGCGAGCTCCGCTTCGCCCCTAACCAGACCcgggagctggaggagaggatcATGGAGCTGCACAAGACGTATAG GGGCATGACCCCAGGAGAAGCAGAAATCCACTTCCTAGAGAATGCGAAGAAGCTTTCCATGTATGGAGTAGACCTGCACCATGCCAAG GACTCTGAGGGCATCGACATCATGTTAGGAGTCTGTGCCAATGGCCTGCTTATCTACCGGGACCGGCTGAGAATCAACCGCTTCGCCTGGCCCAAGATTCTCAAGATCTCCTACAAGAGGAGTAACTTTTATATCAAGATCCGGCCTGGGGAG TATGAGCAGTTTGAGAGCACAATTGGCTTTAAACTCCCAAACCACCGGTCAGCCAAGAGACTGTGGAAGGTGTGCATCGAGCACCACACGTTCTTCCG GCTGGTGTCCCCTGAGCCCCCCCCCAAGGGCTTCCTGGTGATGGGCTCCAAGTTCCGGTATAGTGGGAGGACCCAGGCACAGACCCGCCAGGCCAGCGCCCTCATCGATCGACCTGCACCCTTCTTTGAGCGTTCCTCCAGCAAACGGTACACCATGTCCCGCAGCCTTGATGGAG CAGAGTTCTCCCGTCCAGCCTCAGTCAGTGAGAACCATGACGCAGGACCTGACAGTGACAAGCGGGAAGAGGATGGCGAGTCTGGGGGGCGGCGGTCAGAGGCCGAGGAGGGAGAGCTGAGGACCCCCACCAAGATCAAGGAGCTAAAG TTCTTAGACAAGCCAGAGGACGTCTTGCTGAAGCACCAGGCCAGCATCAACGAGCTCAAGAGGACCCTGAAGGAACCCAACAGCAAACTGATCCACCGGGATCGAGACTGGGAGCGAGAGCGCAGGCTGCCCTCCTCacccgcctccccctcccccaagggCACCCCTGAGAAAGCCAATGAG CCTGTGAAAACGGAAACCATGACTGTCAGCAGCCTGGCCATCAGGAAGAAGATCGAGCCGGAGGCTGTACTGCAGACCAGAGTCAGCACTGTGGACACCAGCCAG GTTGATGGCACTGCCCCAGGGGGGAAGGAGTTCATGCCAACCACTCCCTCCATCACCACGGAGACCATATCAACCACCATG GAGAACAGTGTCAAGTCCGGGAAGGGGGCAGCTGCCATGATCCCAGGCCCACAGACGGTGGCCACGGAAATCCGTTCTCTTTCTCCG
- the EPB41L1 gene encoding band 4.1-like protein 1 isoform X22: MTTETGPDSEVKKAQEEAPQQPEAAADATTPVTPAGHGHPEANSNEKHLPQQDTRPAEQSLDMEEKDYGEADGLSERTTPSKAQKSPQKIAKKYKSAICRVTLLDASEYECEVEKHGRGQVLFDLVCEHLNLLEKDYFGLTFCDADSQKNWLDPSKEIKKQIRSSPWNFAFTVKFYPPDPAQLTEDITRYYLCLQLRADIITGRLPCSFVTHALLGSYAVQAELGDYDAEEHVGNYVSELRFAPNQTRELEERIMELHKTYRGMTPGEAEIHFLENAKKLSMYGVDLHHAKDSEGIDIMLGVCANGLLIYRDRLRINRFAWPKILKISYKRSNFYIKIRPGEYEQFESTIGFKLPNHRSAKRLWKVCIEHHTFFRLVSPEPPPKGFLVMGSKFRYSGRTQAQTRQASALIDRPAPFFERSSSKRYTMSRSLDGASVSENHDAGPDSDKREEDGESGGRRSEAEEGELRTPTKIKELKPEQETTPRHKQEFLDKPEDVLLKHQASINELKRTLKEPNSKLIHRDRDWERERRLPSSPASPSPKGTPEKANERAGLREGSEEKVKPPRPKAPESDTGDEDQDQERDAVFLKDNHLAIERKCSSITVSSTSSLEAEVDFTVIGDYHGSAFEDFSRSLPELDRDKSDSEPEGLVFSRDLNKGGPGQDDESGGIEDSPDRGACSTLDMPQFEPVKTETMTVSSLAIRKKIEPEAVLQTRVSTVDTSQVDGTAPGGKEFMPTTPSITTETISTTMTVKGGFSETRIEKRIIITGDEDVDQDQALALAIKEAKLQHPDMLVTKAVVYRETDPSPEERDKKPQES; the protein is encoded by the exons ATGACAACAGAGACAGGCCCCGATTCTGAGGTGAAGAAGGCTCAGGAGGAGGCTCCACAGCAGCCTGAGGCAGCCGCTGACGCGACCACCCCTGTGACCCCCGCAGGCCACGGCCACCCTGAGGCCAACTCCAATGAGAAGCATCTGCCCCAGCAGGACACACGGCCTGCTGAACAG AGCCTAGACATGGAGGAGAAGGACTACGGTGAGGCCGACGGCCTGTCAGAGAGGACCACGCCCAGCAAGGCCCAGAAATCGCCCCAGAAGATTGCCAAGAAATACAAGAGTGCCATCTGCCGAGTCACTCTGCTCGATGCCTCTGAGTATGAGTGTGAGGTGGAG aAACATGGCCGGGGCCAGGTGCTATTTGACCTGGTCTGTGAGCACCTCAACCTCCTGGAGAAGGACTACTTTGGCCTGACCTTCTGTGATGCTGACAGCCAGAAG AACTGGCTGGACCCCTCCAAGGAAATCAAGAAGCAGATTCGGA GCAGCCCCTGGAATTTTGCCTTCACAGTCAAGTTCTACCCCCCTGACCCTGCTCAGCTGACCGAAGACATCACAAG ATACTACCTGTGCCTGCAGCTGCGGGCGGACATCATCACGGGCCGGCTGCCCTGCTCCTTCGTCACGCATGCCCTGCTGGGCTCCTACGCTGTGCAGGCTGAGCTGGGCGACTATGATGCTGAGGAGCATGTGGGCAACTATGTCAGCGAGCTCCGCTTCGCCCCTAACCAGACCcgggagctggaggagaggatcATGGAGCTGCACAAGACGTATAG GGGCATGACCCCAGGAGAAGCAGAAATCCACTTCCTAGAGAATGCGAAGAAGCTTTCCATGTATGGAGTAGACCTGCACCATGCCAAG GACTCTGAGGGCATCGACATCATGTTAGGAGTCTGTGCCAATGGCCTGCTTATCTACCGGGACCGGCTGAGAATCAACCGCTTCGCCTGGCCCAAGATTCTCAAGATCTCCTACAAGAGGAGTAACTTTTATATCAAGATCCGGCCTGGGGAG TATGAGCAGTTTGAGAGCACAATTGGCTTTAAACTCCCAAACCACCGGTCAGCCAAGAGACTGTGGAAGGTGTGCATCGAGCACCACACGTTCTTCCG GCTGGTGTCCCCTGAGCCCCCCCCCAAGGGCTTCCTGGTGATGGGCTCCAAGTTCCGGTATAGTGGGAGGACCCAGGCACAGACCCGCCAGGCCAGCGCCCTCATCGATCGACCTGCACCCTTCTTTGAGCGTTCCTCCAGCAAACGGTACACCATGTCCCGCAGCCTTGATGGAG CCTCAGTCAGTGAGAACCATGACGCAGGACCTGACAGTGACAAGCGGGAAGAGGATGGCGAGTCTGGGGGGCGGCGGTCAGAGGCCGAGGAGGGAGAGCTGAGGACCCCCACCAAGATCAAGGAGCTAAAG CCGGAGCAGGAAACCACGCCGAGACACAAACAGGAG TTCTTAGACAAGCCAGAGGACGTCTTGCTGAAGCACCAGGCCAGCATCAACGAGCTCAAGAGGACCCTGAAGGAACCCAACAGCAAACTGATCCACCGGGATCGAGACTGGGAGCGAGAGCGCAGGCTGCCCTCCTCacccgcctccccctcccccaagggCACCCCTGAGAAAGCCAATGAG agagcagggctgagggagggctcagaggagaaagtcaaaccaCCACGTCCCAAGGCCCCAGAGAGTGACACAGGAGATGAGGACCAAGACCAGGAGAGGGACGCAGTGTTCCTGAAGGACAACCACCTGGCCATTGAGCGCAAGTGCTCCAGCATCACAGTCAGCTCCACGTCCAGCCTGGAGGCTGAGGTCGACTTCACAGTCATTGGTGACTACCATGGCAGCGCCTTCGAAGACTTCTCCCGCAGCCTGCCTGAGCTCGACCGAGACAAAAGCGACTCGGAACCTGAGGGCCTGGTGTTCTCCCGGGATCTCAACAAGGGGGGCCCTGGTCAGGATGACGAGTCAGGGGGCATCGAGGACAGCCCGGATCGAGGGGCCTGCTCTACCCTGGATATGCCCCAGTTTGAG CCTGTGAAAACGGAAACCATGACTGTCAGCAGCCTGGCCATCAGGAAGAAGATCGAGCCGGAGGCTGTACTGCAGACCAGAGTCAGCACTGTGGACACCAGCCAG GTTGATGGCACTGCCCCAGGGGGGAAGGAGTTCATGCCAACCACTCCCTCCATCACCACGGAGACCATATCAACCACCATG
- the EPB41L1 gene encoding band 4.1-like protein 1 isoform X18, translating to MTTETGPDSEVKKAQEEAPQQPEAAADATTPVTPAGHGHPEANSNEKHLPQQDTRPAEQSLDMEEKDYGEADGLSERTTPSKAQKSPQKIAKKYKSAICRVTLLDASEYECEVEKHGRGQVLFDLVCEHLNLLEKDYFGLTFCDADSQKNWLDPSKEIKKQIRSSPWNFAFTVKFYPPDPAQLTEDITRYYLCLQLRADIITGRLPCSFVTHALLGSYAVQAELGDYDAEEHVGNYVSELRFAPNQTRELEERIMELHKTYRGMTPGEAEIHFLENAKKLSMYGVDLHHAKDSEGIDIMLGVCANGLLIYRDRLRINRFAWPKILKISYKRSNFYIKIRPGEYEQFESTIGFKLPNHRSAKRLWKVCIEHHTFFRLVSPEPPPKGFLVMGSKFRYSGRTQAQTRQASALIDRPAPFFERSSSKRYTMSRSLDGEFSRPASVSENHDAGPDSDKREEDGESGGRRSEAEEGELRTPTKIKELKFLDKPEDVLLKHQASINELKRTLKEPNSKLIHRDRDWERERRLPSSPASPSPKGTPEKANERAGLREGSEEKVKPPRPKAPESDTGDEDQDQERDAVFLKDNHLAIERKCSSITVSSTSSLEAEVDFTVIGDYHGSAFEDFSRSLPELDRDKSDSEPEGLVFSRDLNKGGPGQDDESGGIEDSPDRGACSTLDMPQFEPVKTETMTVSSLAIRKKIEPEAVLQTRVSTVDTSQVDGTAPGGKEFMPTTPSITTETISTTMENSVKSGKGAAAMIPGPQTVATEIRSLSPTVKGGFSETRIEKRIIITGDEDVDQDQALALAIKEAKLQHPDMLVTKAVVYRETDPSPEERDKKPQES from the exons ATGACAACAGAGACAGGCCCCGATTCTGAGGTGAAGAAGGCTCAGGAGGAGGCTCCACAGCAGCCTGAGGCAGCCGCTGACGCGACCACCCCTGTGACCCCCGCAGGCCACGGCCACCCTGAGGCCAACTCCAATGAGAAGCATCTGCCCCAGCAGGACACACGGCCTGCTGAACAG AGCCTAGACATGGAGGAGAAGGACTACGGTGAGGCCGACGGCCTGTCAGAGAGGACCACGCCCAGCAAGGCCCAGAAATCGCCCCAGAAGATTGCCAAGAAATACAAGAGTGCCATCTGCCGAGTCACTCTGCTCGATGCCTCTGAGTATGAGTGTGAGGTGGAG aAACATGGCCGGGGCCAGGTGCTATTTGACCTGGTCTGTGAGCACCTCAACCTCCTGGAGAAGGACTACTTTGGCCTGACCTTCTGTGATGCTGACAGCCAGAAG AACTGGCTGGACCCCTCCAAGGAAATCAAGAAGCAGATTCGGA GCAGCCCCTGGAATTTTGCCTTCACAGTCAAGTTCTACCCCCCTGACCCTGCTCAGCTGACCGAAGACATCACAAG ATACTACCTGTGCCTGCAGCTGCGGGCGGACATCATCACGGGCCGGCTGCCCTGCTCCTTCGTCACGCATGCCCTGCTGGGCTCCTACGCTGTGCAGGCTGAGCTGGGCGACTATGATGCTGAGGAGCATGTGGGCAACTATGTCAGCGAGCTCCGCTTCGCCCCTAACCAGACCcgggagctggaggagaggatcATGGAGCTGCACAAGACGTATAG GGGCATGACCCCAGGAGAAGCAGAAATCCACTTCCTAGAGAATGCGAAGAAGCTTTCCATGTATGGAGTAGACCTGCACCATGCCAAG GACTCTGAGGGCATCGACATCATGTTAGGAGTCTGTGCCAATGGCCTGCTTATCTACCGGGACCGGCTGAGAATCAACCGCTTCGCCTGGCCCAAGATTCTCAAGATCTCCTACAAGAGGAGTAACTTTTATATCAAGATCCGGCCTGGGGAG TATGAGCAGTTTGAGAGCACAATTGGCTTTAAACTCCCAAACCACCGGTCAGCCAAGAGACTGTGGAAGGTGTGCATCGAGCACCACACGTTCTTCCG GCTGGTGTCCCCTGAGCCCCCCCCCAAGGGCTTCCTGGTGATGGGCTCCAAGTTCCGGTATAGTGGGAGGACCCAGGCACAGACCCGCCAGGCCAGCGCCCTCATCGATCGACCTGCACCCTTCTTTGAGCGTTCCTCCAGCAAACGGTACACCATGTCCCGCAGCCTTGATGGAG AGTTCTCCCGTCCAGCCTCAGTCAGTGAGAACCATGACGCAGGACCTGACAGTGACAAGCGGGAAGAGGATGGCGAGTCTGGGGGGCGGCGGTCAGAGGCCGAGGAGGGAGAGCTGAGGACCCCCACCAAGATCAAGGAGCTAAAG TTCTTAGACAAGCCAGAGGACGTCTTGCTGAAGCACCAGGCCAGCATCAACGAGCTCAAGAGGACCCTGAAGGAACCCAACAGCAAACTGATCCACCGGGATCGAGACTGGGAGCGAGAGCGCAGGCTGCCCTCCTCacccgcctccccctcccccaagggCACCCCTGAGAAAGCCAATGAG agagcagggctgagggagggctcagaggagaaagtcaaaccaCCACGTCCCAAGGCCCCAGAGAGTGACACAGGAGATGAGGACCAAGACCAGGAGAGGGACGCAGTGTTCCTGAAGGACAACCACCTGGCCATTGAGCGCAAGTGCTCCAGCATCACAGTCAGCTCCACGTCCAGCCTGGAGGCTGAGGTCGACTTCACAGTCATTGGTGACTACCATGGCAGCGCCTTCGAAGACTTCTCCCGCAGCCTGCCTGAGCTCGACCGAGACAAAAGCGACTCGGAACCTGAGGGCCTGGTGTTCTCCCGGGATCTCAACAAGGGGGGCCCTGGTCAGGATGACGAGTCAGGGGGCATCGAGGACAGCCCGGATCGAGGGGCCTGCTCTACCCTGGATATGCCCCAGTTTGAG CCTGTGAAAACGGAAACCATGACTGTCAGCAGCCTGGCCATCAGGAAGAAGATCGAGCCGGAGGCTGTACTGCAGACCAGAGTCAGCACTGTGGACACCAGCCAG GTTGATGGCACTGCCCCAGGGGGGAAGGAGTTCATGCCAACCACTCCCTCCATCACCACGGAGACCATATCAACCACCATG GAGAACAGTGTCAAGTCCGGGAAGGGGGCAGCTGCCATGATCCCAGGCCCACAGACGGTGGCCACGGAAATCCGTTCTCTTTCTCCG